A genomic region of Desulfatiglans sp. contains the following coding sequences:
- a CDS encoding Fic family protein, which produces MNFNPEKPYNNLPLLPPKAEIETRAVLKKLVTASQFLAELKGYVELLPNKSIILNSITLQEAKDSSEIENIVTTNDKLFKAIAASKTVTDPSVKEVLKYRDALYKGFALVRKNNLLTTNTIIEVQQELEQNKAGIRKLPGTKLANDRTGEVMYTPPENEKIIRDLLTNLETYINTDDDGVHPLIKLAIIHYQFESIHPFYDGNGRTGRIINVLYLIMKDMLAEPFLYLSRYIIQNKAAYYNLLRAVTTDNAWEDWICFMLNAIEKTSVYTLTLCKDIMALMEKVRTTMRNERPKIYSHELLEILFTNVYTRTDHLIQKNIASRNIAGNYLKELESLGILQSEKVGRDVFYINTGLFELFKKS; this is translated from the coding sequence ATGAACTTTAATCCGGAAAAACCATATAATAATTTACCCCTGTTGCCGCCAAAGGCGGAAATTGAGACCAGAGCTGTGCTTAAGAAGCTTGTAACTGCAAGCCAGTTTCTTGCGGAACTAAAGGGGTATGTTGAACTGTTGCCAAACAAGTCCATCATATTAAACTCCATAACCCTTCAGGAGGCAAAAGACAGTTCAGAAATAGAAAACATTGTGACGACAAATGACAAACTCTTTAAAGCAATTGCCGCAAGTAAAACAGTCACTGATCCTTCAGTAAAAGAGGTTTTGAAATATCGTGATGCCCTGTATAAGGGTTTTGCTCTGGTCAGGAAGAATAATCTTTTAACCACAAATACAATTATTGAGGTCCAGCAGGAACTGGAACAAAACAAGGCAGGGATAAGAAAACTGCCCGGAACAAAACTGGCTAATGACAGGACAGGTGAAGTAATGTATACCCCTCCTGAAAATGAAAAAATAATACGCGACCTGCTTACCAACCTTGAGACATATATCAATACAGACGACGATGGGGTTCATCCATTGATAAAGCTTGCTATTATTCATTATCAGTTTGAATCCATTCATCCCTTCTATGATGGAAATGGACGAACAGGCAGGATTATAAATGTACTTTATCTTATCATGAAAGACATGCTCGCTGAGCCGTTTTTATATTTGAGCCGCTACATAATCCAGAATAAAGCAGCCTATTATAATTTACTGAGAGCAGTAACGACAGATAATGCCTGGGAGGATTGGATTTGTTTTATGCTTAATGCAATAGAGAAAACATCGGTCTACACCCTGACACTATGTAAAGATATAATGGCTCTTATGGAAAAGGTCCGCACAACCATGAGAAATGAACGGCCGAAGATTTATTCTCATGAGCTTTTAGAAATTCTTTTTACCAATGTGTATACAAGAACAGATCATCTGATCCAAAAGAACATTGCCTCCCGTAATATTGCTGGAAATTACCTTAAAGAGCTTGAATCATTAGGTATTTTACAGAGTGAAAAAGTCGGAAGAGATGTTTTTTATATAAATACCGGGTTGTTTGAATTATTTAAAAAATCCTGA